The Pseudoalteromonas tunicata genome segment ATTTGCCGCGGGTGAGGTCGATCATTGGTGTCTTTATCAACAAGACACAGATGCATTAATGCGCAATCGACTTAAATTAGCCGCAGATTTGCATCAAGCGATCGCAAATAATGAATTTAGCTTGTATCACCAACCGCAAATTGATTTACGCAATAATTCAATTTATGGTAGCGAAGCATTACTGCGATGGAAACACCCAGAATTAGGTTTTATACCGCCAGATGAGTTTATCCCAGTTGCTGAATCTGCTGGTCTTATTAACGAAATTACCGAATGGGTGGTTGAGCAGGCGCTTTTGCATCATAAACACATACTCTCATCTTTACCGAGCCACAAAATTTCGATTAATATTTCAGCTCGAGACTTAAATAAACGAGAATTGCCCGTTCAACTCCTGACATTATTAACCGAGTTGAATATAAAACCATCTTCGATTGTGATTGAATTAACAGAGTCTGCGACGGTAAAAGATAAAACTGAAGCGAAAAATGTTTTAGATGATTTTAAAGAAATGGGCATTAAAGTTGCGATTGATGATTACGGTACGGGTTACTCATCTCTTGCGTATTTAAGTCAGTTAGGTTTTCATGAAATAAAAATAGATAAACAATTTGTGTTTAATTTAGAAAGTAACCGTCGACATCAAACTATTTGTAAAACCACTATTGAGATGGCAAAAAATCTTGATGCATATGTTGTTGCTGAAGGCGTTGAGTCTGAATTGGTAGCTAAAATGCTGCGTCAATATGGCTGTGAAATAGCGCAAGGTTATTACTTTTCTAAACCCATGCCATTTAGTGAATATTGCCAATGGTTAGAACGCTACGCCCAATCTGCTTAACCTTTACTTTCTAACAACTCACCCAATAACGAAAAATAGTCATATAAACAAGCGCCATATTTCAGCTGATGAACTCGTAGTGGATAGCCACCTTGAAGTGCCAGTTTGCTTTTTTTTGTGCCTGAGACCAGATATTCATTTTTTAACTCGGTTCTGTTTTGTAGCCAAGATTCAAATGCTCTAGCAGTCAACTCTTCAGGTTGGCTGAAGTAGTTGGTTTGAAATGTGTGATCAATCTCAATGGCTGTTTTTACGTACTGACTACTTTGGCACAAGTCATCACTTAAAAAAATGGCTTGGAAAAAAAGGTCAAGCCGTTGATTTAGAGGATGGTGAGTTAATGCTGGTTGGTTTAGCCATTGTGATGAGGCGAAGTCTAAAGGGCTACATGAAGCAAATAAAAACGGGCAGATGTAGTGATCAAATGCATGCCACCACTCATGCGCTAATGCCCCTGCGCCCGCATTTTTGGCTAAATGTAGAGTGCAAGAAGCAAAATTATAATGGGCTTGTACGCCTTTTCTGCCTCCTGTACCGAACGCTAAACTCAAATTACCGCGTAGTCCAATCACAATGGGGGCAACGTTAAGCAAAAGTGCTAAGTCTGAAAATGCATCAAAAATTAAATTCGCGGCTAATTGTTTTTCGTTGTCGTTAACCCATTTACCAAGTGTGATCCCTTTAAAGCCAAAGGTATTTTTTATCTGCAGAAAGTTGGTATTAAGCCCCTTGCGATGATCAGGGCCTTGACGATAATAGAGCTTCTCTATCCCGAGTGGTTTCATAGTTATGTATCTAGATAGCGCTGTTTAACCGAAGTTGGCATAGCGCTAAATTGTTGTTCCATCATTGCATCAAGTAAATGATACAACGGGCAAACATCAAGTTGCTCAAGTTGCGTTAAGCTATACGCTATCGCCTCAAGTGTTGATAAACTATCAAGTCGAGGCGCTTTACGAATGTGGTATTGTCCTTTTGGCATATGAGCAAACGAAATAAATTTATAGCGCGTTAACCATGGATTGAGCTTCAGTAGTTTATATGTTTTTTTCCAAGTACCATCTAAAAAAATCAGGTTTATTTTATCTTTAGTTAGCTGAGTGCGAGGCAAAGACTCAATAAAAAGATCCGATTGATCCGGATAAACGACAAAGGTACTTTCAACATCTAATTGCTGTAACGGCATATAATCATTGGGTTGTTCGCCGATAAAAACACGAATGTTTTTTAAGCACAAACTTGTTAATCTCACGGTATTCTTAGCCGCTTTAACTTCACTTGGATGCTGCATTACAAATACAGAGGTTTTATTGTCAATGGGAGAGGCCCATTTGCAGACACATTGCAACTGAGGATAGCAACAAACAGTACATAACAAACGGGACATAAAATATCGAATTTAAAAATAAAAGCGGATTATACGGTATTCTTCAAAAAAGATTCAAATACTTCACTGCGACTTGGTTTAGCAATCACATAACCTTGATAAGCATCACATTTATATTCTTGTAAATATTCCAACATGGTTTGATTTTCAATTCCTTCTGCCAGTACATCTATCTTTAATGAGCGCGCCGCTTCAATAATGCCAACAATTAGCGGCAAGCTCTCTGTGGCATTGTTGTGAAAGAGTTGCTTATCGAGCTTAATGCGATCAATCGGATGATGATGTAAAATAGCAAGTGAAGACATACCTAAGCCAAAGTTATCAATCGCAATTTTTACACCGAGTTCTTTTAAATCACTCATGATTTTCGCTGCTCGTTTACTCGAAAGGAGTAAAGTAGCTTCTTTTATATCAAGTTCGAGCATTGAAGGCGCAAGATCGAAGCGATTGAGCTCATTTTTCAGCATTTTAATTAAACTTGGATGATAGAAAAACGATTGTGAAATATTGACTGCTAACGTCACGGAGTCTTCAATTAGCTCTTTTTGCAACCAACTTTTGCGTTGTCTACACGCTTCGTGGATCACCCAACGCTCGATTTGAGTAAAGCAGCCATCTTGTTCCATTAAACTAATAAATTGTTTAGGTAACATTGCTTTACCATTAAAGCGCCATCTAAGGAGTGCCTCAATACTCACTAACTCTTGATCATTGGTCGACAAACTAGGTTGAAAATAAAGCTCTAACTCAGTGTAATCAAGGCCTTTTTCAAGTTGAATTTGTAACGTTGATTGTCGTTTTTGTTCTTCATTGTGCTGGTAAATTTTAATTGAGCCACGAGTCATTTTTTTTGCTTGATACATGGCTGCATCTGCGCGTTTGTATAGTTCCTGCTTATCAATATCGCCGCGACAAATACATGCCCCAATACTGGCTTTAGGATTGATAGCGTGACCACTAAGCAGGGTGCTTTTTTCAACCTGAATAATC includes the following:
- a CDS encoding CLCA_X family protein yields the protein MKPLGIEKLYYRQGPDHRKGLNTNFLQIKNTFGFKGITLGKWVNDNEKQLAANLIFDAFSDLALLLNVAPIVIGLRGNLSLAFGTGGRKGVQAHYNFASCTLHLAKNAGAGALAHEWWHAFDHYICPFLFASCSPLDFASSQWLNQPALTHHPLNQRLDLFFQAIFLSDDLCQSSQYVKTAIEIDHTFQTNYFSQPEELTARAFESWLQNRTELKNEYLVSGTKKSKLALQGGYPLRVHQLKYGACLYDYFSLLGELLESKG
- a CDS encoding tRNA-uridine aminocarboxypropyltransferase — encoded protein: MSRLLCTVCCYPQLQCVCKWASPIDNKTSVFVMQHPSEVKAAKNTVRLTSLCLKNIRVFIGEQPNDYMPLQQLDVESTFVVYPDQSDLFIESLPRTQLTKDKINLIFLDGTWKKTYKLLKLNPWLTRYKFISFAHMPKGQYHIRKAPRLDSLSTLEAIAYSLTQLEQLDVCPLYHLLDAMMEQQFSAMPTSVKQRYLDT